A window of Hevea brasiliensis isolate MT/VB/25A 57/8 chromosome 14, ASM3005281v1, whole genome shotgun sequence contains these coding sequences:
- the LOC110649193 gene encoding putative disease resistance RPP13-like protein 1 isoform X2, producing MTKQEVTTGKQSKRLPTTSLVDESCVYGREGDREEIIKLLLSDDAKSKDVGVITIVGMGGVGKTTLAQLAYNDCRVKEQFVLRAWACISQEFDIVKITKTILESITMLNFETEDLNQLQVRLMENLAGKKFIIVLDDFWNENYNEWDVFKLPFRAGMKGSKLIITTRNANAASAIRTVPSYYLQPLSFEDCWLLFAKHAFEDEVHGAHPNLEVIGKAIVKKSNGIPLAAKTLAGLLHGKLSTGEWENVLYSEIWDLPTKSCEILPVLRLSYHYLPVHLKRCFAYCSIFPKGYIFEKEKLVLLWMAEGLLQQPGGNKLMEEVGDEYFRDLVSRSLFQLVNDQKSLFTMHDLINDLAKSVSGKFCFHLEEDHKQHDIFKNARHSSHIQGKYDCFKRFEVFACIKNLRTFIPLNLSSEDAICYISDKVPNELLPTLTYLRVLSLSHYKITSLSESISNLIYLRYLDLSHTAIRRLPESVTNLYNLQTLLLSFCYLTELPENLWKLINLRHLDIRGSRLSKMPLYMGQMKELQRLTNFVVGESGGSRIRELRELSNLRGALSISKLQYVVHANDAQLANFKDKPHLDELMLEWDNNNDHPNNDMDVLEKLQPHRHLKLLSVKCYGGAKFPNWIGNPSHSNLVFLSLSNCKNCKALPTLGQLPLLKDLVFIGMNGIKSVGPEFYGASSSSAITFPSLETLRFEEMMEWEDWVFFIDNESQGFPNLEVLCLLKCPKLASALPTLPSLRKLELEDCDEMLLTGISCLPSLLSLNVISNLTRLPEGFLHQVTTLKELRIAHCSNLSTLSNQVGFECLSMLERFEISCCQRLMALPPGLYKLTSIRMLRIDGCPSLVSFPDMGLPSMLTQLIVEECEALQSLPGVTMHSSSCSTGLTSYSLHPSSSCSGLPTTLKEFRIMNCKKLVLFPEGMLLDNTTLERLNVFGCHSVKSLSLHFPNLEYLDISGCINLESFPEDLQNLTSLKNLTIMNCPLPCSFLRPPPNLISLEINHCDNLMFLPDQMHIMKSLQRLHISNCPQITCFPDSGLPTNLNSLTINNCLMLMPKIEWELHKLFSLRHLEIARCPNLESFPEEWPLPSSLSSLHIFGIPNLTSLPKAIQYLNSLEILEIGGCSKLLHLPEGALPTSLSSLHIRNCPFLKDRCQKDIGADWYKIAHIPCITINYVLIS from the exons ATGACAAAACAG GAGGTTACTACAGGAAAGCAATCAAAAAGGTTACCAACGACTTCTCTAGTTGATGAGTCCTGTGTTTATGGCAGGGAAGGTGACAGAGAAGAGATAATCAAATTGTTGCTCTCAGATGATGCAAAGAGCAAAGACGTTGGTGTAATTACTATTGTCGGAATGGGTGGGGTTGGCAAGACAACCCTAGCTCAGCTTGCTTACAACGACTGTAGAGTGAAGGAACAATTCGTTTTGAGGGCATGGGCTTGTATTTCTCAAGAATTTGACATAGTTAAGATAACAAAAACAATTCTCGAGTCAATCACTATGCTGAATTTTGAAACTGAAGACCTCAATCAACTTCAAGTAAGGTTGATGGAGAACTTGGCAGGGAAGAAATTTATAATTGTCTTGGATGACTTCTGGAATGAGAACTATAATGAATGGGATGTTTTTAAGCTCCCATTTAGAGCTGGAATGAAAGGAAGTAAGCTTATTATCACAACTCGCAATGCAAATGCAGCATCAGCCATACGCACTGTCCCTAGCTACTACTTACAGCCGCTATCATTTGAAGATTGTTGGTTGTTATTTGCAAAACATGCATTTGAAGATGAAGTTCATGGTGCACATCCAAATCTTGAGGTGATTGGTAAAGCAATTGTCAAGAAATCTAACGGCATACCACTAGCTGCAAAAACACTTGCTGGTCTCCTCCATGGCAAATTATCCACTGGGGAGTGGGAAAACGTCCTTTATAGCGAAATATGGGATCTCCCAACTAAGAGTTGTGAAATTCTCCCAGTTCTGAGATTGAGCTACCATTACCTCCCAGTTCATTTAAAAAGATGCTTTGCATACTGTTCGATATTCCCTAAAGGCTATATTTTTGAGAAAGAGAAGTTGGTGTTATTGTGGATGGCAGAAGGTCTTCTGCAGCAACCAGGAGGAAACAAATTGATGGAAGAAGTGGGGGATGAGTATTTTCGTGATTTAGTATCAAGGTCACTTTTCCAGCTGGTGAATGACCAGAAATCACTTTTCACGATGCATGATCTCATCAACGATCTAGCTAAATCTGTGTCTGGAAAATTTTGTTTCCATCTTGAAGAGGATCATAAACAGCATGACATTTTTAAAAATGCACGCCATTCATCCCATATTCAAGGAAAATATGATTGCTTCAAAAGATTTGAGGTCTTTGCTTGCATCAAGAATTTGCGGACCTTCATACCATTGAATTTAAGCAGTGAGGATGCTATTTGCTACATATCTGATAAGGTCCCAAATGAGCTGCTGCCAACACTGACATACTTACGGGTACTATCTTTGTCTCACTACAAGATCACCAGCTTATCTGAATCAATTTCCAACCTGATATATTTACGGTATCTTGATCTCTCTCACACAGCAATCAGAAGACTTCCTGAATCAGTAACAAACTTGTACAATTTGCAGACACTACTCTTATCATTTTGCTATCTGACAGAATTACCTGAAAATCTTTGGAAACTGATCAATCTGCGACATCTAGATATTCGTGGAAGTAGGCTGTCAAAGATGCCCCTGTATATGGGACAAATGAAGGAACTACAAAGGTTGACCAACTTTGTGGTAGGAGAGAGTGGCGGATCGAGAATTAGGGAGTTGAGAGAACTGTCAAATCTCCGAGGGGCACTTTCTATTTCAAAGCTTCAATATGTTGTCCATGCCAATGATGCCCAGCTGGCCAATTTCAAAGATAAGCCACATCTTGATGAGTTGATGCTGGAATGGGATAACAATAATGATCATCCAAACAATGATATGGATGTCCTTGAAAAGCTGCAACCTCATAGACACTTGAAATTGCTCTCAGTCAAGTGCTATGGAGGTGCAAAATTTCCGAACTGGATAGGGAATCCTTCACATTCCAACTTGGTGTTCCTCAGTCTCAGCAATTGTAAGAATTGCAAAGCCTTACCTACACTCGGCCAACTACCCCTTCTCAAAGACTTGGTTTTTATTGGGATGAATGGCATCAAAAGCGTCGGTCCTGAGTTTTATGGGGCCAGCTCTTCTTCAGCTATAACATTTCCATCACTGGAGACTCTGAGGTTTGAGGAAATGATGGAATGGGAGGATTGGGTTTTCTTTATTGACAATGAAAGTCAAGGGTTCCCAAACCTTGAAGTCCTTTGCTTGTTAAAATGTCCTAAGTTGGCTTCAGCACTTCCAACGCTTCCATCTCTCCGTAAATTAGAGTTAGAGGACTGTGATGAGATGTTGCTAACTGGTATTTCTTGCCTGCCTTCTCTACTTTCCTTGAATGTGATTTCAAACCTTACTAGGCTACCTGAAGGGTTCTTGCATCAGGTAACAACACTTAAAGAACTTAGGATTGCTCATTGTAGTAACCTTTCAACTTTGTCCAACCAAGTTGGATTTGAGTGTCTCTCAATGCTAGAAAGGTTTGAAATTTCGTGCTGTCAGAGATTGATGGCCTTGCCACCTGGATTATACAAGCTTACATCTATCAGAATGTTGCGCATTGATGGGTGTCCAAGTCTAGTATCTTTCCCTGATATGGGTTTGCCATCGATGCTTACTCAACTTATCGTTGAGGAATGTGAAGCTCTACAATCCCTTCCTGGAGTAACAATGCACAGCAGCAGCTGTTCTACAGGTCTTACTTCATATTCTCTTCATCCATCTTCATCTTGCAGTGGTCTGCCTACCACACTGAAAGAATTCAGGATCATGAATTGTAAAAAACTAGTGTTGTTCCCTGAAGGAATGTTGTTAGACAACACAACCCTAGAACGTCTAAATGTATTTGGTTGTCATTCGGTGAAGTCACTTTCATTACATTTCCCAAACCTTGAATATCTTGACATCAGTGGTTGTATAAACCTTGAATCCTTCCCAGAGGATCTTCAGAATCTCACATCACTCAAGAATTTAACCATCATGAACTGTCCTCTTCCTTGCTCTTTTCTAAGACCTCCTCCCAACCTTATTTCTTTGGAAATCAATCACTGTGACAACCTTATGTTCCTTCCTGATCAGATGCACATCATGAAGTCTCTTCAGAGGCTGCATATTTCCAATTGTCCACAAATAACTTGCTTTCCTGATAGTGGTCTTCCTACAAATCTAAATTCCCTTACGATTAACAACTGCCTCATGCTTATGCCGAAAATCGAGTGGGAACTGCACAAACTTTTCTCCCTAAGACATCTTGAAATTGCTAGGTGTCCAAACTTGGAGTCCTTCCCAGAGGAGTGGCCTTTGCCCTCAAGTCTTTCCTCTCTCCACATTTTTGGTATTCCAAATCTCACATCTCTGCCTAAGGCAATCCAGTATCTTAATTCCCTTGAAATTTTAGAGATTGGAGGGTGCAGTAAGCTTTTGCATTTGCCTGAAGGGGCACTTCCTACCTCACTATCCTCCTTACATATTCGAAACTGCCCTTTTCTTAAAGATAGATGCCAAAAGGATATTGGAGCAGACTGGTACAAGATAGCACACATTCCCTGCATTACAATCAATTACGTGTTGATCTCATGA
- the LOC110649193 gene encoding putative disease resistance RPP13-like protein 1 isoform X1, which produces MALGEAVLSAFLQVLFDRFASYELIEFFRRRGLDEELLKKLRITILAITAVLNDAEEKQITNPSVKDWLVELKDTVYQAEDLLDLISTELLRCTAERNSRSMTKQEVTTGKQSKRLPTTSLVDESCVYGREGDREEIIKLLLSDDAKSKDVGVITIVGMGGVGKTTLAQLAYNDCRVKEQFVLRAWACISQEFDIVKITKTILESITMLNFETEDLNQLQVRLMENLAGKKFIIVLDDFWNENYNEWDVFKLPFRAGMKGSKLIITTRNANAASAIRTVPSYYLQPLSFEDCWLLFAKHAFEDEVHGAHPNLEVIGKAIVKKSNGIPLAAKTLAGLLHGKLSTGEWENVLYSEIWDLPTKSCEILPVLRLSYHYLPVHLKRCFAYCSIFPKGYIFEKEKLVLLWMAEGLLQQPGGNKLMEEVGDEYFRDLVSRSLFQLVNDQKSLFTMHDLINDLAKSVSGKFCFHLEEDHKQHDIFKNARHSSHIQGKYDCFKRFEVFACIKNLRTFIPLNLSSEDAICYISDKVPNELLPTLTYLRVLSLSHYKITSLSESISNLIYLRYLDLSHTAIRRLPESVTNLYNLQTLLLSFCYLTELPENLWKLINLRHLDIRGSRLSKMPLYMGQMKELQRLTNFVVGESGGSRIRELRELSNLRGALSISKLQYVVHANDAQLANFKDKPHLDELMLEWDNNNDHPNNDMDVLEKLQPHRHLKLLSVKCYGGAKFPNWIGNPSHSNLVFLSLSNCKNCKALPTLGQLPLLKDLVFIGMNGIKSVGPEFYGASSSSAITFPSLETLRFEEMMEWEDWVFFIDNESQGFPNLEVLCLLKCPKLASALPTLPSLRKLELEDCDEMLLTGISCLPSLLSLNVISNLTRLPEGFLHQVTTLKELRIAHCSNLSTLSNQVGFECLSMLERFEISCCQRLMALPPGLYKLTSIRMLRIDGCPSLVSFPDMGLPSMLTQLIVEECEALQSLPGVTMHSSSCSTGLTSYSLHPSSSCSGLPTTLKEFRIMNCKKLVLFPEGMLLDNTTLERLNVFGCHSVKSLSLHFPNLEYLDISGCINLESFPEDLQNLTSLKNLTIMNCPLPCSFLRPPPNLISLEINHCDNLMFLPDQMHIMKSLQRLHISNCPQITCFPDSGLPTNLNSLTINNCLMLMPKIEWELHKLFSLRHLEIARCPNLESFPEEWPLPSSLSSLHIFGIPNLTSLPKAIQYLNSLEILEIGGCSKLLHLPEGALPTSLSSLHIRNCPFLKDRCQKDIGADWYKIAHIPCITINYVLIS; this is translated from the exons ATGGCCTTAGGCGAGGCAGTTCTCTCCGCTTTCCTTCAAGTGCTGTTTGACAGGTTTGCTTCTTATGAGCTTATAGAATTCTTCCGGAGACGGGGTCTTGATGAAGAACTACTTAAGAAATTGAGGATAACAATACTGGCAATTACTGCAGTTCTCAATGATGCGGAAGAGAAGCAAATCACAAATCCATCCGTGAAAGATTGGCTAGTTGAGCTTAAAGATACAGTGTATCAAGCTGAAGACCTGCTGGATTTAATTTCTACTGAATTATTGAGATGCACGGCTGAGAGAAATTCTCGATCCATGACAAAACAG GAGGTTACTACAGGAAAGCAATCAAAAAGGTTACCAACGACTTCTCTAGTTGATGAGTCCTGTGTTTATGGCAGGGAAGGTGACAGAGAAGAGATAATCAAATTGTTGCTCTCAGATGATGCAAAGAGCAAAGACGTTGGTGTAATTACTATTGTCGGAATGGGTGGGGTTGGCAAGACAACCCTAGCTCAGCTTGCTTACAACGACTGTAGAGTGAAGGAACAATTCGTTTTGAGGGCATGGGCTTGTATTTCTCAAGAATTTGACATAGTTAAGATAACAAAAACAATTCTCGAGTCAATCACTATGCTGAATTTTGAAACTGAAGACCTCAATCAACTTCAAGTAAGGTTGATGGAGAACTTGGCAGGGAAGAAATTTATAATTGTCTTGGATGACTTCTGGAATGAGAACTATAATGAATGGGATGTTTTTAAGCTCCCATTTAGAGCTGGAATGAAAGGAAGTAAGCTTATTATCACAACTCGCAATGCAAATGCAGCATCAGCCATACGCACTGTCCCTAGCTACTACTTACAGCCGCTATCATTTGAAGATTGTTGGTTGTTATTTGCAAAACATGCATTTGAAGATGAAGTTCATGGTGCACATCCAAATCTTGAGGTGATTGGTAAAGCAATTGTCAAGAAATCTAACGGCATACCACTAGCTGCAAAAACACTTGCTGGTCTCCTCCATGGCAAATTATCCACTGGGGAGTGGGAAAACGTCCTTTATAGCGAAATATGGGATCTCCCAACTAAGAGTTGTGAAATTCTCCCAGTTCTGAGATTGAGCTACCATTACCTCCCAGTTCATTTAAAAAGATGCTTTGCATACTGTTCGATATTCCCTAAAGGCTATATTTTTGAGAAAGAGAAGTTGGTGTTATTGTGGATGGCAGAAGGTCTTCTGCAGCAACCAGGAGGAAACAAATTGATGGAAGAAGTGGGGGATGAGTATTTTCGTGATTTAGTATCAAGGTCACTTTTCCAGCTGGTGAATGACCAGAAATCACTTTTCACGATGCATGATCTCATCAACGATCTAGCTAAATCTGTGTCTGGAAAATTTTGTTTCCATCTTGAAGAGGATCATAAACAGCATGACATTTTTAAAAATGCACGCCATTCATCCCATATTCAAGGAAAATATGATTGCTTCAAAAGATTTGAGGTCTTTGCTTGCATCAAGAATTTGCGGACCTTCATACCATTGAATTTAAGCAGTGAGGATGCTATTTGCTACATATCTGATAAGGTCCCAAATGAGCTGCTGCCAACACTGACATACTTACGGGTACTATCTTTGTCTCACTACAAGATCACCAGCTTATCTGAATCAATTTCCAACCTGATATATTTACGGTATCTTGATCTCTCTCACACAGCAATCAGAAGACTTCCTGAATCAGTAACAAACTTGTACAATTTGCAGACACTACTCTTATCATTTTGCTATCTGACAGAATTACCTGAAAATCTTTGGAAACTGATCAATCTGCGACATCTAGATATTCGTGGAAGTAGGCTGTCAAAGATGCCCCTGTATATGGGACAAATGAAGGAACTACAAAGGTTGACCAACTTTGTGGTAGGAGAGAGTGGCGGATCGAGAATTAGGGAGTTGAGAGAACTGTCAAATCTCCGAGGGGCACTTTCTATTTCAAAGCTTCAATATGTTGTCCATGCCAATGATGCCCAGCTGGCCAATTTCAAAGATAAGCCACATCTTGATGAGTTGATGCTGGAATGGGATAACAATAATGATCATCCAAACAATGATATGGATGTCCTTGAAAAGCTGCAACCTCATAGACACTTGAAATTGCTCTCAGTCAAGTGCTATGGAGGTGCAAAATTTCCGAACTGGATAGGGAATCCTTCACATTCCAACTTGGTGTTCCTCAGTCTCAGCAATTGTAAGAATTGCAAAGCCTTACCTACACTCGGCCAACTACCCCTTCTCAAAGACTTGGTTTTTATTGGGATGAATGGCATCAAAAGCGTCGGTCCTGAGTTTTATGGGGCCAGCTCTTCTTCAGCTATAACATTTCCATCACTGGAGACTCTGAGGTTTGAGGAAATGATGGAATGGGAGGATTGGGTTTTCTTTATTGACAATGAAAGTCAAGGGTTCCCAAACCTTGAAGTCCTTTGCTTGTTAAAATGTCCTAAGTTGGCTTCAGCACTTCCAACGCTTCCATCTCTCCGTAAATTAGAGTTAGAGGACTGTGATGAGATGTTGCTAACTGGTATTTCTTGCCTGCCTTCTCTACTTTCCTTGAATGTGATTTCAAACCTTACTAGGCTACCTGAAGGGTTCTTGCATCAGGTAACAACACTTAAAGAACTTAGGATTGCTCATTGTAGTAACCTTTCAACTTTGTCCAACCAAGTTGGATTTGAGTGTCTCTCAATGCTAGAAAGGTTTGAAATTTCGTGCTGTCAGAGATTGATGGCCTTGCCACCTGGATTATACAAGCTTACATCTATCAGAATGTTGCGCATTGATGGGTGTCCAAGTCTAGTATCTTTCCCTGATATGGGTTTGCCATCGATGCTTACTCAACTTATCGTTGAGGAATGTGAAGCTCTACAATCCCTTCCTGGAGTAACAATGCACAGCAGCAGCTGTTCTACAGGTCTTACTTCATATTCTCTTCATCCATCTTCATCTTGCAGTGGTCTGCCTACCACACTGAAAGAATTCAGGATCATGAATTGTAAAAAACTAGTGTTGTTCCCTGAAGGAATGTTGTTAGACAACACAACCCTAGAACGTCTAAATGTATTTGGTTGTCATTCGGTGAAGTCACTTTCATTACATTTCCCAAACCTTGAATATCTTGACATCAGTGGTTGTATAAACCTTGAATCCTTCCCAGAGGATCTTCAGAATCTCACATCACTCAAGAATTTAACCATCATGAACTGTCCTCTTCCTTGCTCTTTTCTAAGACCTCCTCCCAACCTTATTTCTTTGGAAATCAATCACTGTGACAACCTTATGTTCCTTCCTGATCAGATGCACATCATGAAGTCTCTTCAGAGGCTGCATATTTCCAATTGTCCACAAATAACTTGCTTTCCTGATAGTGGTCTTCCTACAAATCTAAATTCCCTTACGATTAACAACTGCCTCATGCTTATGCCGAAAATCGAGTGGGAACTGCACAAACTTTTCTCCCTAAGACATCTTGAAATTGCTAGGTGTCCAAACTTGGAGTCCTTCCCAGAGGAGTGGCCTTTGCCCTCAAGTCTTTCCTCTCTCCACATTTTTGGTATTCCAAATCTCACATCTCTGCCTAAGGCAATCCAGTATCTTAATTCCCTTGAAATTTTAGAGATTGGAGGGTGCAGTAAGCTTTTGCATTTGCCTGAAGGGGCACTTCCTACCTCACTATCCTCCTTACATATTCGAAACTGCCCTTTTCTTAAAGATAGATGCCAAAAGGATATTGGAGCAGACTGGTACAAGATAGCACACATTCCCTGCATTACAATCAATTACGTGTTGATCTCATGA
- the LOC110649193 gene encoding putative disease resistance RPP13-like protein 1 isoform X3 — translation MGGVGKTTLAQLAYNDCRVKEQFVLRAWACISQEFDIVKITKTILESITMLNFETEDLNQLQVRLMENLAGKKFIIVLDDFWNENYNEWDVFKLPFRAGMKGSKLIITTRNANAASAIRTVPSYYLQPLSFEDCWLLFAKHAFEDEVHGAHPNLEVIGKAIVKKSNGIPLAAKTLAGLLHGKLSTGEWENVLYSEIWDLPTKSCEILPVLRLSYHYLPVHLKRCFAYCSIFPKGYIFEKEKLVLLWMAEGLLQQPGGNKLMEEVGDEYFRDLVSRSLFQLVNDQKSLFTMHDLINDLAKSVSGKFCFHLEEDHKQHDIFKNARHSSHIQGKYDCFKRFEVFACIKNLRTFIPLNLSSEDAICYISDKVPNELLPTLTYLRVLSLSHYKITSLSESISNLIYLRYLDLSHTAIRRLPESVTNLYNLQTLLLSFCYLTELPENLWKLINLRHLDIRGSRLSKMPLYMGQMKELQRLTNFVVGESGGSRIRELRELSNLRGALSISKLQYVVHANDAQLANFKDKPHLDELMLEWDNNNDHPNNDMDVLEKLQPHRHLKLLSVKCYGGAKFPNWIGNPSHSNLVFLSLSNCKNCKALPTLGQLPLLKDLVFIGMNGIKSVGPEFYGASSSSAITFPSLETLRFEEMMEWEDWVFFIDNESQGFPNLEVLCLLKCPKLASALPTLPSLRKLELEDCDEMLLTGISCLPSLLSLNVISNLTRLPEGFLHQVTTLKELRIAHCSNLSTLSNQVGFECLSMLERFEISCCQRLMALPPGLYKLTSIRMLRIDGCPSLVSFPDMGLPSMLTQLIVEECEALQSLPGVTMHSSSCSTGLTSYSLHPSSSCSGLPTTLKEFRIMNCKKLVLFPEGMLLDNTTLERLNVFGCHSVKSLSLHFPNLEYLDISGCINLESFPEDLQNLTSLKNLTIMNCPLPCSFLRPPPNLISLEINHCDNLMFLPDQMHIMKSLQRLHISNCPQITCFPDSGLPTNLNSLTINNCLMLMPKIEWELHKLFSLRHLEIARCPNLESFPEEWPLPSSLSSLHIFGIPNLTSLPKAIQYLNSLEILEIGGCSKLLHLPEGALPTSLSSLHIRNCPFLKDRCQKDIGADWYKIAHIPCITINYVLIS, via the coding sequence ATGGGTGGGGTTGGCAAGACAACCCTAGCTCAGCTTGCTTACAACGACTGTAGAGTGAAGGAACAATTCGTTTTGAGGGCATGGGCTTGTATTTCTCAAGAATTTGACATAGTTAAGATAACAAAAACAATTCTCGAGTCAATCACTATGCTGAATTTTGAAACTGAAGACCTCAATCAACTTCAAGTAAGGTTGATGGAGAACTTGGCAGGGAAGAAATTTATAATTGTCTTGGATGACTTCTGGAATGAGAACTATAATGAATGGGATGTTTTTAAGCTCCCATTTAGAGCTGGAATGAAAGGAAGTAAGCTTATTATCACAACTCGCAATGCAAATGCAGCATCAGCCATACGCACTGTCCCTAGCTACTACTTACAGCCGCTATCATTTGAAGATTGTTGGTTGTTATTTGCAAAACATGCATTTGAAGATGAAGTTCATGGTGCACATCCAAATCTTGAGGTGATTGGTAAAGCAATTGTCAAGAAATCTAACGGCATACCACTAGCTGCAAAAACACTTGCTGGTCTCCTCCATGGCAAATTATCCACTGGGGAGTGGGAAAACGTCCTTTATAGCGAAATATGGGATCTCCCAACTAAGAGTTGTGAAATTCTCCCAGTTCTGAGATTGAGCTACCATTACCTCCCAGTTCATTTAAAAAGATGCTTTGCATACTGTTCGATATTCCCTAAAGGCTATATTTTTGAGAAAGAGAAGTTGGTGTTATTGTGGATGGCAGAAGGTCTTCTGCAGCAACCAGGAGGAAACAAATTGATGGAAGAAGTGGGGGATGAGTATTTTCGTGATTTAGTATCAAGGTCACTTTTCCAGCTGGTGAATGACCAGAAATCACTTTTCACGATGCATGATCTCATCAACGATCTAGCTAAATCTGTGTCTGGAAAATTTTGTTTCCATCTTGAAGAGGATCATAAACAGCATGACATTTTTAAAAATGCACGCCATTCATCCCATATTCAAGGAAAATATGATTGCTTCAAAAGATTTGAGGTCTTTGCTTGCATCAAGAATTTGCGGACCTTCATACCATTGAATTTAAGCAGTGAGGATGCTATTTGCTACATATCTGATAAGGTCCCAAATGAGCTGCTGCCAACACTGACATACTTACGGGTACTATCTTTGTCTCACTACAAGATCACCAGCTTATCTGAATCAATTTCCAACCTGATATATTTACGGTATCTTGATCTCTCTCACACAGCAATCAGAAGACTTCCTGAATCAGTAACAAACTTGTACAATTTGCAGACACTACTCTTATCATTTTGCTATCTGACAGAATTACCTGAAAATCTTTGGAAACTGATCAATCTGCGACATCTAGATATTCGTGGAAGTAGGCTGTCAAAGATGCCCCTGTATATGGGACAAATGAAGGAACTACAAAGGTTGACCAACTTTGTGGTAGGAGAGAGTGGCGGATCGAGAATTAGGGAGTTGAGAGAACTGTCAAATCTCCGAGGGGCACTTTCTATTTCAAAGCTTCAATATGTTGTCCATGCCAATGATGCCCAGCTGGCCAATTTCAAAGATAAGCCACATCTTGATGAGTTGATGCTGGAATGGGATAACAATAATGATCATCCAAACAATGATATGGATGTCCTTGAAAAGCTGCAACCTCATAGACACTTGAAATTGCTCTCAGTCAAGTGCTATGGAGGTGCAAAATTTCCGAACTGGATAGGGAATCCTTCACATTCCAACTTGGTGTTCCTCAGTCTCAGCAATTGTAAGAATTGCAAAGCCTTACCTACACTCGGCCAACTACCCCTTCTCAAAGACTTGGTTTTTATTGGGATGAATGGCATCAAAAGCGTCGGTCCTGAGTTTTATGGGGCCAGCTCTTCTTCAGCTATAACATTTCCATCACTGGAGACTCTGAGGTTTGAGGAAATGATGGAATGGGAGGATTGGGTTTTCTTTATTGACAATGAAAGTCAAGGGTTCCCAAACCTTGAAGTCCTTTGCTTGTTAAAATGTCCTAAGTTGGCTTCAGCACTTCCAACGCTTCCATCTCTCCGTAAATTAGAGTTAGAGGACTGTGATGAGATGTTGCTAACTGGTATTTCTTGCCTGCCTTCTCTACTTTCCTTGAATGTGATTTCAAACCTTACTAGGCTACCTGAAGGGTTCTTGCATCAGGTAACAACACTTAAAGAACTTAGGATTGCTCATTGTAGTAACCTTTCAACTTTGTCCAACCAAGTTGGATTTGAGTGTCTCTCAATGCTAGAAAGGTTTGAAATTTCGTGCTGTCAGAGATTGATGGCCTTGCCACCTGGATTATACAAGCTTACATCTATCAGAATGTTGCGCATTGATGGGTGTCCAAGTCTAGTATCTTTCCCTGATATGGGTTTGCCATCGATGCTTACTCAACTTATCGTTGAGGAATGTGAAGCTCTACAATCCCTTCCTGGAGTAACAATGCACAGCAGCAGCTGTTCTACAGGTCTTACTTCATATTCTCTTCATCCATCTTCATCTTGCAGTGGTCTGCCTACCACACTGAAAGAATTCAGGATCATGAATTGTAAAAAACTAGTGTTGTTCCCTGAAGGAATGTTGTTAGACAACACAACCCTAGAACGTCTAAATGTATTTGGTTGTCATTCGGTGAAGTCACTTTCATTACATTTCCCAAACCTTGAATATCTTGACATCAGTGGTTGTATAAACCTTGAATCCTTCCCAGAGGATCTTCAGAATCTCACATCACTCAAGAATTTAACCATCATGAACTGTCCTCTTCCTTGCTCTTTTCTAAGACCTCCTCCCAACCTTATTTCTTTGGAAATCAATCACTGTGACAACCTTATGTTCCTTCCTGATCAGATGCACATCATGAAGTCTCTTCAGAGGCTGCATATTTCCAATTGTCCACAAATAACTTGCTTTCCTGATAGTGGTCTTCCTACAAATCTAAATTCCCTTACGATTAACAACTGCCTCATGCTTATGCCGAAAATCGAGTGGGAACTGCACAAACTTTTCTCCCTAAGACATCTTGAAATTGCTAGGTGTCCAAACTTGGAGTCCTTCCCAGAGGAGTGGCCTTTGCCCTCAAGTCTTTCCTCTCTCCACATTTTTGGTATTCCAAATCTCACATCTCTGCCTAAGGCAATCCAGTATCTTAATTCCCTTGAAATTTTAGAGATTGGAGGGTGCAGTAAGCTTTTGCATTTGCCTGAAGGGGCACTTCCTACCTCACTATCCTCCTTACATATTCGAAACTGCCCTTTTCTTAAAGATAGATGCCAAAAGGATATTGGAGCAGACTGGTACAAGATAGCACACATTCCCTGCATTACAATCAATTACGTGTTGATCTCATGA